A section of the Macaca thibetana thibetana isolate TM-01 chromosome 10, ASM2454274v1, whole genome shotgun sequence genome encodes:
- the TRABD gene encoding traB domain-containing protein isoform X2: protein MLCWDPEGAAVCAGRTPGDALLRPRGGSRVRWPDPRLPTCARSRRPAMDGEEQQPPNEANVEPVVSSEASEPVPRVLSGDPQNLSDVDAFNLLLEMKLKRRRQQPNLPRTVTQLVAEDGSRVYVVGTAHFSDDSKRDVVKTIREVQPDVVVVELCQYRVSMLKMDESTLLREAQELSLEKLQQAVRQNGLMSGLMQMLLLKVSAHITEQLGMAPGGEFREAFKEASKVPFCKFHLGDRPIPVTFKRAIAALSFWQKVRLAWGLCFLSDPISKDDVERCKQKDLLEQMMAEMIGEFPDLHRTIVSERDVYLTYMLRQAARRLELPRASDAEPRKCVPSVVVGVVGMGHVPGIEKNWSTDLNIQEIMTVPPPSVSGRVSRLAVKAAFFGLLGYSLYWMGRRTASLVLSLPAAQYCLQRVTEARHK from the exons ATGCTCTGCTGGGACCCAGAGGGGGCTGCAGTGTGCGCTGGCCGGACCCCAGGTGATGCTCTGCTGAGACCCAGAGGGGGCTCCCGTGTGCGCTGGCCGGACCCCAG GCTCCCGACCTGTGCAAGAAGCCGCCGCCCAGCCATGGACGGGGAGGAGCAGCAGCCACCGAATGAG GCCAACGTGGAACCTGTTGTGTCGTCGGAGGCTTCAGAGCCGGTGCCCAGGGTGCTTTCTGGGGACCCCCAGAACCTGT CTGACGTGGACGCCTTCAATCTGCTCCTGGAGATGAAGCTAAAGCGGCGGCGTCAGCAGCCCAACCTGCCGCGCACTGTGACCCAGCTGGTGGCTGAAGATGGGAGCAGGGTGTACGTGGTGGGGACAGCCCACTTCAGCGACGACAGCAAGAGGGACGTCGTGAAG ACCATCCGGGAGGTGCAGCCTGACGTGGTGGTCGTGGAGCTCTGCCAGTACCGTGTGTCCATGCTGAAGATGGATGAGAGCACGCTGCTGCGGGAGGCGCAGGAGCTCAgcctggagaagctgcagcaggcCGTGAGGCAG AACGGGCTCATGTCGGGGCTGATGCAGATGCTGCTGCTGAAGGTGTCTGCGCACATCACCGAGCAGCTGGGCATGGCCCCGGGCGGCGAGTTCAGGGAGGCCTTCAAGGAG GCCAGCAAGGTGCCTTTCTGCAAGTTCCACCTGGGTGACCGGCCCATCCCTGTCACCTTCAAGAGGGCCATCGCTGCGCTCTCCTTCTGGCAGAAGGTCAGGCTGGCTTGGGGCCTGTGCTTCCTGTCAGACCCCATCAG CAAGGACGACGTGGAACGCTGCAAGCAGAAGGACCTGCTGGAGCAGATGATGGCTGAGATGATCGGCGAGTTCCCGGACCTGCACCGCACCATTGTCTCGGAGCGCGACGTCTACCTGACCTACATGCTGCGCCAGGCCGCCCGGCGCCTTGAGTTGCCTCGGGCCTCTGACG CCGAGCCCAGGAAGTGTGTCCCCTCTGTGGTGGTGGGCGTCGTGGGCATGGGCCACGTGCCTGGCATTGAGAAGAACTGGAGCACCGACCTCAACATCCAGGAGATCATGAC CGTGCCCCCGCCATCCGTCTCCGGCAGAGTGTCTCGGTTGGCCGTGAAGGCCGCCTTCTTCGGTCTGCTGGGCTACAGCCTGTACTGGATGGGCCGCCGCACTGCGAGCCTGGTCCTGTCGCTGCCCGCCGCGCAGTACTGCCTGCAGAGGGTGACCGAGGCCCGGCACAAGTAG
- the TRABD gene encoding traB domain-containing protein isoform X1 — translation MGEGLWQRGRLPLAGPRQPPTGCTRVSLRSFPRACVLAALRCSQSPDFRVLPTCARSRRPAMDGEEQQPPNEANVEPVVSSEASEPVPRVLSGDPQNLSDVDAFNLLLEMKLKRRRQQPNLPRTVTQLVAEDGSRVYVVGTAHFSDDSKRDVVKTIREVQPDVVVVELCQYRVSMLKMDESTLLREAQELSLEKLQQAVRQNGLMSGLMQMLLLKVSAHITEQLGMAPGGEFREAFKEASKVPFCKFHLGDRPIPVTFKRAIAALSFWQKVRLAWGLCFLSDPISKDDVERCKQKDLLEQMMAEMIGEFPDLHRTIVSERDVYLTYMLRQAARRLELPRASDAEPRKCVPSVVVGVVGMGHVPGIEKNWSTDLNIQEIMTVPPPSVSGRVSRLAVKAAFFGLLGYSLYWMGRRTASLVLSLPAAQYCLQRVTEARHK, via the exons ATGGGGGAAGGGCTGTGGCAACGTGGGCGCCTCCCGTTGGCTGGGCCGAGGCAGCCTCCCACTGGCTGCACAAGAGTTTCTTTAAGGAGTTTCCCCCGTGCGTGCGTGCTGGCAGCCTTGCGCTGCTCTCAGAGTCCCGACTTCCGTGT GCTCCCGACCTGTGCAAGAAGCCGCCGCCCAGCCATGGACGGGGAGGAGCAGCAGCCACCGAATGAG GCCAACGTGGAACCTGTTGTGTCGTCGGAGGCTTCAGAGCCGGTGCCCAGGGTGCTTTCTGGGGACCCCCAGAACCTGT CTGACGTGGACGCCTTCAATCTGCTCCTGGAGATGAAGCTAAAGCGGCGGCGTCAGCAGCCCAACCTGCCGCGCACTGTGACCCAGCTGGTGGCTGAAGATGGGAGCAGGGTGTACGTGGTGGGGACAGCCCACTTCAGCGACGACAGCAAGAGGGACGTCGTGAAG ACCATCCGGGAGGTGCAGCCTGACGTGGTGGTCGTGGAGCTCTGCCAGTACCGTGTGTCCATGCTGAAGATGGATGAGAGCACGCTGCTGCGGGAGGCGCAGGAGCTCAgcctggagaagctgcagcaggcCGTGAGGCAG AACGGGCTCATGTCGGGGCTGATGCAGATGCTGCTGCTGAAGGTGTCTGCGCACATCACCGAGCAGCTGGGCATGGCCCCGGGCGGCGAGTTCAGGGAGGCCTTCAAGGAG GCCAGCAAGGTGCCTTTCTGCAAGTTCCACCTGGGTGACCGGCCCATCCCTGTCACCTTCAAGAGGGCCATCGCTGCGCTCTCCTTCTGGCAGAAGGTCAGGCTGGCTTGGGGCCTGTGCTTCCTGTCAGACCCCATCAG CAAGGACGACGTGGAACGCTGCAAGCAGAAGGACCTGCTGGAGCAGATGATGGCTGAGATGATCGGCGAGTTCCCGGACCTGCACCGCACCATTGTCTCGGAGCGCGACGTCTACCTGACCTACATGCTGCGCCAGGCCGCCCGGCGCCTTGAGTTGCCTCGGGCCTCTGACG CCGAGCCCAGGAAGTGTGTCCCCTCTGTGGTGGTGGGCGTCGTGGGCATGGGCCACGTGCCTGGCATTGAGAAGAACTGGAGCACCGACCTCAACATCCAGGAGATCATGAC CGTGCCCCCGCCATCCGTCTCCGGCAGAGTGTCTCGGTTGGCCGTGAAGGCCGCCTTCTTCGGTCTGCTGGGCTACAGCCTGTACTGGATGGGCCGCCGCACTGCGAGCCTGGTCCTGTCGCTGCCCGCCGCGCAGTACTGCCTGCAGAGGGTGACCGAGGCCCGGCACAAGTAG
- the TRABD gene encoding traB domain-containing protein isoform X3, whose translation MDGEEQQPPNEANVEPVVSSEASEPVPRVLSGDPQNLSDVDAFNLLLEMKLKRRRQQPNLPRTVTQLVAEDGSRVYVVGTAHFSDDSKRDVVKTIREVQPDVVVVELCQYRVSMLKMDESTLLREAQELSLEKLQQAVRQNGLMSGLMQMLLLKVSAHITEQLGMAPGGEFREAFKEASKVPFCKFHLGDRPIPVTFKRAIAALSFWQKVRLAWGLCFLSDPISKDDVERCKQKDLLEQMMAEMIGEFPDLHRTIVSERDVYLTYMLRQAARRLELPRASDAEPRKCVPSVVVGVVGMGHVPGIEKNWSTDLNIQEIMTVPPPSVSGRVSRLAVKAAFFGLLGYSLYWMGRRTASLVLSLPAAQYCLQRVTEARHK comes from the exons ATGGACGGGGAGGAGCAGCAGCCACCGAATGAG GCCAACGTGGAACCTGTTGTGTCGTCGGAGGCTTCAGAGCCGGTGCCCAGGGTGCTTTCTGGGGACCCCCAGAACCTGT CTGACGTGGACGCCTTCAATCTGCTCCTGGAGATGAAGCTAAAGCGGCGGCGTCAGCAGCCCAACCTGCCGCGCACTGTGACCCAGCTGGTGGCTGAAGATGGGAGCAGGGTGTACGTGGTGGGGACAGCCCACTTCAGCGACGACAGCAAGAGGGACGTCGTGAAG ACCATCCGGGAGGTGCAGCCTGACGTGGTGGTCGTGGAGCTCTGCCAGTACCGTGTGTCCATGCTGAAGATGGATGAGAGCACGCTGCTGCGGGAGGCGCAGGAGCTCAgcctggagaagctgcagcaggcCGTGAGGCAG AACGGGCTCATGTCGGGGCTGATGCAGATGCTGCTGCTGAAGGTGTCTGCGCACATCACCGAGCAGCTGGGCATGGCCCCGGGCGGCGAGTTCAGGGAGGCCTTCAAGGAG GCCAGCAAGGTGCCTTTCTGCAAGTTCCACCTGGGTGACCGGCCCATCCCTGTCACCTTCAAGAGGGCCATCGCTGCGCTCTCCTTCTGGCAGAAGGTCAGGCTGGCTTGGGGCCTGTGCTTCCTGTCAGACCCCATCAG CAAGGACGACGTGGAACGCTGCAAGCAGAAGGACCTGCTGGAGCAGATGATGGCTGAGATGATCGGCGAGTTCCCGGACCTGCACCGCACCATTGTCTCGGAGCGCGACGTCTACCTGACCTACATGCTGCGCCAGGCCGCCCGGCGCCTTGAGTTGCCTCGGGCCTCTGACG CCGAGCCCAGGAAGTGTGTCCCCTCTGTGGTGGTGGGCGTCGTGGGCATGGGCCACGTGCCTGGCATTGAGAAGAACTGGAGCACCGACCTCAACATCCAGGAGATCATGAC CGTGCCCCCGCCATCCGTCTCCGGCAGAGTGTCTCGGTTGGCCGTGAAGGCCGCCTTCTTCGGTCTGCTGGGCTACAGCCTGTACTGGATGGGCCGCCGCACTGCGAGCCTGGTCCTGTCGCTGCCCGCCGCGCAGTACTGCCTGCAGAGGGTGACCGAGGCCCGGCACAAGTAG